In a genomic window of Paramormyrops kingsleyae isolate MSU_618 unplaced genomic scaffold, PKINGS_0.4 ups104, whole genome shotgun sequence:
- the LOC111839116 gene encoding NF-kappa-B inhibitor delta isoform X1 — MHWPKPPKENSCSLPTVKKLLEQKRKRETATSPSSSTSSFSLVTTSIATASVPVSLPEQETQTGGNCSYQGIMGAVGPMLPPPNSAWNHPISPQCSNLQQDCLIPSVGGYFNTVATSLDCGQSQAYSPGLTPSFTTQQPDYSCAMSIHRYLECPMTVTLSGSVHSGVQQSLSYSWTPVSSLHSHGAPSPQGFGEEMDAGKLDEARMSLQAMDYSKKMWQDEDGDTILHIYTAKGLREYAFAAAENLRDLGKLDSKEHKGKTALLVAATANQPLIVQDLLLLGADVNACDDKGQTALHLAATYGFPRVMQTILSTGLNVNLEARNFEGLTPLHCAAISHSATMKSFFAPMTDLSDSSLHSLAEDKLSCIQLLLSSGASLLSQDIKSNKTVLHLAVKEGNVMLVRILLQINLADTQAFVNMKAHGNTALHMAAGLHSSCHQEEMIRLLLNHGADPSIRNLENDQPAHLLQSGEKGEQLKFLLKKRNAASRRRITSLQDQE, encoded by the exons ATGCACTGGCCGAAAC CGCCAAAGGAAAATTCGTGTTCACTGCCCACTGTTAAGAAACTCCTGGAGCAGAAGAGGAAGCGAGAAACAGCTACTTCCCCATCTTCCTCAACCTCCTCATTCTCATTAGTGACCACTTCAATTGCCACTGCTTCTGTCCCT GTGTCACTGCCAGAACAGGAAACCCAAACAG GTGGTAACTGCAGCTATCAGGGCATCATGGGAGCTGTGGGGCCCATGTTGCCACCACCCAATAGCGCATGGAACCATCCCATCTCCCCTCAGTGCTCAAACTTGCAACAGGACTGCCTCATTCCTTCTGTGGGAGGCTACTTTAACACTGTGGCAACCTCGCTGGATTGTGGCCAGAGTCAGGCCTACAGCCCTGGgctgaccccaagcttcacaaCACAGCAACCAGATTACAGTTGTGCCATGAGCATCCATCGCTAT TTAGAATGCCCCATGACAGTGACCCTCTCTGGTTCAGTTCACTCGGGGGTGCAGCAGTCTCTGAGTTACTCTTGGACACCTGTAAGTAGCCTCCATAGTCATGGGGCTCCAAGCCCTCAGGGATTCGGGGAAGAGATGGATGCTGGGAAACTGGATGAGGCACGAATGTCCCTTCAGGCAATGGACTACAGTAAGAAGATGTGGCAGGATGAAGATGGAGACAC GATCCTGCATATCTACACGGCAAAGGGGCTGAGGGAGTATGCTTTTGCAGCTGCGGAAAACTTGCGGGACCTCGGCAAGCTAGATTCCAAAGAACATAAAGGAAAG ACTGCTCTGCTGGTAGCGGCGACAGCAAATCAGCCACTAATTGTCCAGGACCTTCTTTTGCTGGGGGCGGACGTCAATGCCTGTGATGATAAGGGTCAGACTGCACTCCACCTAGCAGCTACCTATGGATTCCCCAGAGTAATGCAG ACAATTCTTTCCACGGGACTGAATGTGAACCTGGAGGCTCGCAATTTTGAAG GGCTGACTCCCCTGCACTGTGCAGCCATCTCCCACAGTGCCACCATGAAGTCCTTTTTTGCCCCAATGACTGACCTGTCTGACTCCAGCTTGCACAGCCTGGCTGAAGACAAACTCTCTTGCATCCAGCTTCTGCTCAGTTCTGGAGCCTCCCTGCTCAGCCAG GACATCAAGAGCAACAAGACAGTTCTACACCTGGCTGTGAAGGAAGGCAATGTAATGCTGGTGCGAATCCTGCTGCAGATTAACctggcagacacacaggctttcGTTAATATGAAG GCGCATGGTAACACTGCTCTGCACATGGCAGCCGGCTTGCACAGTAGCTGCCACCAGGAGGAGATGATCCGCTTACTGCTGAATCACGGAGCTGATCCCAGCATCCGCAACCTGGAGAACGACCAGCCCGCGCACCTGCTGCAGAGTGGGGAAAAGGGAGAACAG CTGAAGTTCCTCCTCAAAAAGCGAAATGCTGCCTCTCGACGGCGTATTACATCCTTACAGGACCAAGAGTGA
- the LOC111839116 gene encoding NF-kappa-B inhibitor delta isoform X3, with translation MGAVGPMLPPPNSAWNHPISPQCSNLQQDCLIPSVGGYFNTVATSLDCGQSQAYSPGLTPSFTTQQPDYSCAMSIHRYLECPMTVTLSGSVHSGVQQSLSYSWTPVSSLHSHGAPSPQGFGEEMDAGKLDEARMSLQAMDYSKKMWQDEDGDTILHIYTAKGLREYAFAAAENLRDLGKLDSKEHKGKTALLVAATANQPLIVQDLLLLGADVNACDDKGQTALHLAATYGFPRVMQTILSTGLNVNLEARNFEGLTPLHCAAISHSATMKSFFAPMTDLSDSSLHSLAEDKLSCIQLLLSSGASLLSQDIKSNKTVLHLAVKEGNVMLVRILLQINLADTQAFVNMKAHGNTALHMAAGLHSSCHQEEMIRLLLNHGADPSIRNLENDQPAHLLQSGEKGEQLKFLLKKRNAASRRRITSLQDQE, from the exons ATGGGAGCTGTGGGGCCCATGTTGCCACCACCCAATAGCGCATGGAACCATCCCATCTCCCCTCAGTGCTCAAACTTGCAACAGGACTGCCTCATTCCTTCTGTGGGAGGCTACTTTAACACTGTGGCAACCTCGCTGGATTGTGGCCAGAGTCAGGCCTACAGCCCTGGgctgaccccaagcttcacaaCACAGCAACCAGATTACAGTTGTGCCATGAGCATCCATCGCTAT TTAGAATGCCCCATGACAGTGACCCTCTCTGGTTCAGTTCACTCGGGGGTGCAGCAGTCTCTGAGTTACTCTTGGACACCTGTAAGTAGCCTCCATAGTCATGGGGCTCCAAGCCCTCAGGGATTCGGGGAAGAGATGGATGCTGGGAAACTGGATGAGGCACGAATGTCCCTTCAGGCAATGGACTACAGTAAGAAGATGTGGCAGGATGAAGATGGAGACAC GATCCTGCATATCTACACGGCAAAGGGGCTGAGGGAGTATGCTTTTGCAGCTGCGGAAAACTTGCGGGACCTCGGCAAGCTAGATTCCAAAGAACATAAAGGAAAG ACTGCTCTGCTGGTAGCGGCGACAGCAAATCAGCCACTAATTGTCCAGGACCTTCTTTTGCTGGGGGCGGACGTCAATGCCTGTGATGATAAGGGTCAGACTGCACTCCACCTAGCAGCTACCTATGGATTCCCCAGAGTAATGCAG ACAATTCTTTCCACGGGACTGAATGTGAACCTGGAGGCTCGCAATTTTGAAG GGCTGACTCCCCTGCACTGTGCAGCCATCTCCCACAGTGCCACCATGAAGTCCTTTTTTGCCCCAATGACTGACCTGTCTGACTCCAGCTTGCACAGCCTGGCTGAAGACAAACTCTCTTGCATCCAGCTTCTGCTCAGTTCTGGAGCCTCCCTGCTCAGCCAG GACATCAAGAGCAACAAGACAGTTCTACACCTGGCTGTGAAGGAAGGCAATGTAATGCTGGTGCGAATCCTGCTGCAGATTAACctggcagacacacaggctttcGTTAATATGAAG GCGCATGGTAACACTGCTCTGCACATGGCAGCCGGCTTGCACAGTAGCTGCCACCAGGAGGAGATGATCCGCTTACTGCTGAATCACGGAGCTGATCCCAGCATCCGCAACCTGGAGAACGACCAGCCCGCGCACCTGCTGCAGAGTGGGGAAAAGGGAGAACAG CTGAAGTTCCTCCTCAAAAAGCGAAATGCTGCCTCTCGACGGCGTATTACATCCTTACAGGACCAAGAGTGA
- the LOC111839116 gene encoding NF-kappa-B inhibitor delta isoform X2 produces MHWPKPPKENSCSLPTVKKLLEQKRKRETATSPSSSTSSFSLVTTSIATASVPVSLPEQETQTGGNCSYQGIMGAVGPMLPPPNSAWNHPISPQCSNLQQDCLIPSVGGYFNTVATSLDCGQSQAYSPGLTPSFTTQQPDYSCAMSIHRYLECPMTVTLSGSVHSGVQQSLSYSWTPVSSLHSHGAPSPQGFGEEMDAGKLDEARMSLQAMDYSKKMWQDEDGDTILHIYTAKGLREYAFAAAENLRDLGKLDSKEHKGKTALLVAATANQPLIVQDLLLLGADVNACDDKGQTALHLAATYGFPRVMQTILSTGLNVNLEARNFEGLTPLHCAAISHSATMKSFFAPMTDLSDSSLHSLAEDKLSCIQLLLSSGASLLSQDIKSNKTVLHLAVKEGNVMLVRILLQINLADTQAFVNMKAVLTTTLLSRYWNKDH; encoded by the exons ATGCACTGGCCGAAAC CGCCAAAGGAAAATTCGTGTTCACTGCCCACTGTTAAGAAACTCCTGGAGCAGAAGAGGAAGCGAGAAACAGCTACTTCCCCATCTTCCTCAACCTCCTCATTCTCATTAGTGACCACTTCAATTGCCACTGCTTCTGTCCCT GTGTCACTGCCAGAACAGGAAACCCAAACAG GTGGTAACTGCAGCTATCAGGGCATCATGGGAGCTGTGGGGCCCATGTTGCCACCACCCAATAGCGCATGGAACCATCCCATCTCCCCTCAGTGCTCAAACTTGCAACAGGACTGCCTCATTCCTTCTGTGGGAGGCTACTTTAACACTGTGGCAACCTCGCTGGATTGTGGCCAGAGTCAGGCCTACAGCCCTGGgctgaccccaagcttcacaaCACAGCAACCAGATTACAGTTGTGCCATGAGCATCCATCGCTAT TTAGAATGCCCCATGACAGTGACCCTCTCTGGTTCAGTTCACTCGGGGGTGCAGCAGTCTCTGAGTTACTCTTGGACACCTGTAAGTAGCCTCCATAGTCATGGGGCTCCAAGCCCTCAGGGATTCGGGGAAGAGATGGATGCTGGGAAACTGGATGAGGCACGAATGTCCCTTCAGGCAATGGACTACAGTAAGAAGATGTGGCAGGATGAAGATGGAGACAC GATCCTGCATATCTACACGGCAAAGGGGCTGAGGGAGTATGCTTTTGCAGCTGCGGAAAACTTGCGGGACCTCGGCAAGCTAGATTCCAAAGAACATAAAGGAAAG ACTGCTCTGCTGGTAGCGGCGACAGCAAATCAGCCACTAATTGTCCAGGACCTTCTTTTGCTGGGGGCGGACGTCAATGCCTGTGATGATAAGGGTCAGACTGCACTCCACCTAGCAGCTACCTATGGATTCCCCAGAGTAATGCAG ACAATTCTTTCCACGGGACTGAATGTGAACCTGGAGGCTCGCAATTTTGAAG GGCTGACTCCCCTGCACTGTGCAGCCATCTCCCACAGTGCCACCATGAAGTCCTTTTTTGCCCCAATGACTGACCTGTCTGACTCCAGCTTGCACAGCCTGGCTGAAGACAAACTCTCTTGCATCCAGCTTCTGCTCAGTTCTGGAGCCTCCCTGCTCAGCCAG GACATCAAGAGCAACAAGACAGTTCTACACCTGGCTGTGAAGGAAGGCAATGTAATGCTGGTGCGAATCCTGCTGCAGATTAACctggcagacacacaggctttcGTTAATATGAAG gcggtcttgactacaacactactatCACGGTACTGGAACAAAGACCACTGA